From the genome of Oryza glaberrima chromosome 1, OglaRS2, whole genome shotgun sequence:
GCTGCTGCTACTGCCGTCCGCCGCTGGAAagaacgccaccaccgccgcctccagctcCATCGCCTCCACTCTGGCTCTCCCTCCGGCGACTCCTCCATAGCCGCTGCGTGAGGCGACGCCGTCGAAGTACTCCTACTGCTCTCACCCACCAAAAAGAACGTCGGCGTTGGTAGCAACGCCGCCTCCTTCAACTCCATCGTCTCCAGTTGCGGCTCACACTCCAAACCTCGTGCTAAACCAGCCCACACCTTCGGGTGGCTGGATCCGCCGGCGGGGAGGTCGTGGCTGCCGGATCCGGATCCACCGGAACCGGCCCCGCGGTGGTGAGAGGGAGGTGTGGTGATGAGGCTAGGTGGCAGAGAGTATGCGGCGGCGTGGCCTAagggggagggagggcgccgtgaggaggaggcggcggcgtgggctaGGGGAGAGAGCgaacgagaggagaggagcgcgGACCAAGGAGAGGCGGAGAGTGAacggtggcggctagggtttcgaggGAGGGGTTGATTGGGATAAACGTTTTTGCGAAAAAGCCCCTTAGTTTCAATGTTTCCGAGCGCGGTCCTATTTTccaaattttctcttcttcgtatagaatatttttgtttacagaGGTCCTCTAATTAAGAACGCATAACGTTAAAACTAAGGGATAGGGACCTATAACAAATTATCAAGTAAATCAAGGGCTTTTTTGTAAAATGACCAGCGACGACGCGGAGGCAGGAGCGCTCACGAAATCCCTCCTCCTTCAAGCGCCCGCTGACGTGTCGCGCCCCGGCCACGTCCACGCCAGCGCAAAACGCTGGGGAGCGAGCAGATGGGGGTCGGTTTGAAGTctttagatagatagatagattagatAGATAGATCTGTCTTTGTACTCTATTTCGTTCCTATAAAATCGGTTACTATCCCATCTCTCGGATATGCAGATAGTTCACTCCATTTGTCGCGAGATTGTCCATGTAACCACTATACTCACATTACGTCAAAGTTGTATGTGCATGCACGTAGAGCTAGTAACTAGAATGTTAATAAAGAATAAAGTTGAAAGAGGAGAAAGCTACAACAGAGATAGGTATGACCGTCCGAACAAGATGGCGCCATCCTTACCGTTGCTAGGCACCATAAAATTGCTGCAGCAAACGCCGCCACCTTCATCGTGTCCCCAGTTTGCGCTTCTAGCTCCAATATCTCGGTCTTCCTGTCCTCCCTTCGCAGCTTATTTGTCAACTTACTCTCGTCCATGCCACCGCTtatcactagctagctagcagcagcCAATTCACGGCATTGATTCTATGTCGTCTTATGCGTAATGCACTCAACAACGTTGCAAGATCCAGAAGTACTCACGGTGGGAGGACGAGGGAAGCCACAACCATTGCACTAAGAGAGGACGAAGGAACGCCAATGCCGACATTGCTCAAGCTCATTATCATCATCTCCGGGTAGGAGAATCAGCGCATATAACCATCtccatctcttcttcctcctcctttcaGCTTCGGCCTGATACCCTAGGTATCAACTAATATTATTTAGGTATGGTATTGATAAGGAAATAGCTATGCGTCCGACGGATTCGTACGACATGCATCCAACTGCTGCTTGCATTGGTTCGCTGGAAAGAAGCCAAAGACGGTGATTGGTGCACATGGTATGGTCGGACGCGGGTCGTACGAATCCGTCGTACGCATATCAGTGCTGTATTGATAATAAGATATTATATAGTTGATATATGTGACGAGTATCTACGAGTATCACCAATTTCTGAACTATATTTCACGTGTTCCTCCAATTTCCAACCAAAAAAACCAACCTTTATGTCGGCATGTCGCTATCCTATGGGCTTTGAGCCCACAAGAAAATAGATGCGACTGATCTTGGGCCAACACATAGCCCATACTCCAAGCCCACGCTACTGGTGGTAGGTACACGAGTAAAACAAAACGTGTTCTTGCCTGCGTATATACGGTGTACGTACACACGTCTAGTACACGATCACACAGTCACCCGCACAGATCCACACGATTCCAAACTCCCAACTCTCGACTAGAACCGActccaatggcggcggcggcggctgctgctccgcccttcgccgccggcgactcgCCGCCCCCGACCGCCTTGCTCCTCccccgcaccaccaccaccgccggcgccgcccccgcgccccggcgttcctccgcctcctcccgcctccacctcctcctcaccgccgcgctcgccgtcgcgacctcctacctcctcctcatcctcccccGCACGCccctctccgccgcgccggcgcctgcggccgccgcgcgggcgCAGGTGAAGCTCGAGAAGCCGGTGGTGATCCTCATCTCCTCCGACGGGTTCCGCTTCGGGTACCAGCACAAGGCCGCGACCCCGCACATCCACCGCCTCATCGGCAATggcacctccgccgccacgggcCTCATCCCCGTCTTCCCCACGCTCACGTTCCCCAACCACTACTCCATCGCCACCGGCCTCTACCCTTCCTCCCACGGCATCATCAACAACTACTTCCCCGACCCAATCTCCGGCGACTACTTCACCATGTCCTCGCATGAACCCAAGTGGTGGCTCGGGCAGCCCCTGTgggtcaccgccgccgaccaggGTATCCAGGCCGCCACCTACTTCTGGCCCGGCTCGGAGGTGAAGAAAGGCAGCTGGGATTGTCCCGACAAGTATTGCCGCCACTACAATGGCTCGGTACCATTCGAGGAGAGGGTCGATGCGATCCTTGGTTACTTTGATCTCCCATCTGATGAAATGCCGCAGTTCCTGACGCTTTATTTTGAAGATCCAGATCACCAGGGGCATCAGGTGGGTCCTGATGACCCGGCCATCACGGAGGCGGTGGTGCGGATCGATGAGATGATTGGGAGGCTCATTGCTGGTCTGGAAGAAAGAGGAGTGTTTGAGGATGTCAATGTTATATTGGTTGGTGACCATGGGATGGTTGGGACTTGCGACAAGAAGCTGGTGTTTCTCGACGAATTGGCTCCATGGATTAAGTTGGAGGAAGATTGGGTTTTATCAATGACCCCGTTGCTGGCCATCAGGCCGCCAGATGACATGTCGCTGCCAGATGTTGTGGCCAAGATGAATGAAGGGCTTGGGTCTGGGAAGGTGGAGAATGGTGAATATCTAAGAATGTACTTAAAGGAGGATTTGCCTTCTCGACTTCACTACGCAGATAGTTATAGAATCCCACCGATAATTGGGTTGCCAGAGGAAGGGTATAAAGTGGAGATGAAGCGATCGGACAAAAATGAATGTGGAGGAGCACATGGTTATGACAATGCCTTCTTCTCAATGAGAACCATATTTATCGCGCATGGTCCTCGTTTTGAAGGTGGTAGAGTCGTGCCATCCTTTGAGAACGTGGAGATATACAACGTTATTGCTTCCATTCTCAATTTGGAGCCAGCTCCAAACAAtggttcatcttcttttcctGACACAATTCTTTTGCCGAGTGAATGATCACATATACATGTGACTGCTGTGGTTTTGGATGAGAAAGGTCTTGCTGTTGGTATCCTCCTTTAGTCGTAATTGCACTTGTACACTTATCATATTAGATTCGTGTCACTAGTGGCTATTCACTGCCTGAATGCAAATGCTGCTAGTAGAGAGTATCTTTGTCCTTATGGACAACATTTGCTGTTGTTATCATGTCTTATCCTTAGCGGTTTTCTTATGCTTAAATTTTCATGCAAGTTCAATTAAGCTCGCATTCTCTGCTTAAGATGATGTCCATCCTGTTGATAAGAGATTAACCAGTCCTAGTTCTATATTTAATTTCAGCCAACCTTTTACCCACTGATAATAATTTGATTTATGTATCTCCTGTTACCCTGAATTATTCATAGTCACTGTTAGTTTCTTCTGATCTTCTGGTGATCTAGGTGTACTCATTCCAACATATGGAACTGTTGGGAATCATAATAGACGAAGTGGTGTTTTTACTTTCCTGGAGGATCTTTTCATGGCTTTATCGATAAATTGTGTAGCAACGTAACAATATGCACATGAGCATTAACAGGCCTTTATTTCTCTGGTATTAGTATTACATCTGTTATCAGTTCTTTGTTGCTTTGTTCTTCCTTGTTATTCACTTCTGTCACCACTTTGCTCCTTGCCAGTAAATCAAAGCAGTTGCTATATTATGTTTGAGTATTTTGGAAAAGGCCAACAATTAAACATAGATTTcactcttcctttttttttggtatgagCAAATAGGATATCTGATTGGGAAGACTATTTCGTTGGCCCCTTTTTAACTCTtgaatcagaaaaaaaaatcaggtctATGAATATTCCGTTCCATTCCCAGAAGAAAAATATGATGATACCAACTTCTTAAAAGCATAGTTTAGAGTTTGGAGGGCTGCAAATTGCATAGTGTAAATATGTCGTGTCCATAAATAGTTTCCTTGAACACATCAATAACATCATTGTTACTTACTTACTTTTGCATGCCTCTCTGTGTATGGTTAAAATAACCAACTAAACATAAAACATTGTTGGCCATTTTCCTATCTGAAAAGAGCCATCGTTTTGTTTGTTTGCCAACTTTTTTGTGCATTCATACATGTGTCTCTATaagcttccttttcttttgtctcATACCTATTTCATTATATTATTGGTTCTATCTGTTGAATCCAGGCTGATATGTTCTACCTTATTTTCACCTGTTGGTGGTCTTAGGttctttattttattgataCAGAGGTTCAACCTCTTGAAAGGTGAAACTTGCTAACTGCTCCCATGCCGTTCTGAGAATGCTTGTTAGCTTTCATCGAATACTATTATGTTACATTctaaagccttttttttttgtttaaattgCAACCATGGTCCTTTGTTGAATTTCTATAGGTTTGTaatgtttttttctcctctAAAACTATAGTTGATGCTTGGTACTATAACTTTGAATTGGTTGCTTTGCCGTCTGTTTGGGCACATGGTCTGCACAGTACTTTCTTCTACTTCATTTTATGGTTCTTGGGAAGTACCAAGAGATATTGGTACATCTGACTGTAATTTTTATGTGATATCACACAGCGCCTCCTAGTGTTGAGGTACCACAGATGAACTCTATGAGGTATGGCAAGTTAGCTCCTACTGTTGTTGTATTGAGATGTACTACAAATTAACACTACAAGCTATAGTAGGTATCTTCTCAAGgaccacaaaaaaaaacttcactTCTTCAGTTCTTAAAATGTCATGGATGTGCTTAGGATTTCATTCTTTTTATTTAGATCAAAGATTGGCAACTCCTGGATTTTCTCCTCCCTGAACAATAAAATGAAACTGCAAAGTCTGCTGGGcaatctgtaatttttttttgcaatatggGATCAGGCAATGCCCCGTCGTGTTATTTCCTTAGGGATGTTGAAAACTTAGTACATTTGAGCTACTAAAAGAGTTGCAAATTATAACTTGGTTCATTTGAATTAACTCATCTTTTAGTGGGTGCAAGTTGGGTTTGTGGGTGTATCTACCTTGTCATTGCAAGAAATCGTCCAAGCATGTAGCACAGCAACCCTTTGAAACACTTGACTTACCTATTATAATGGCAAGGATCTGCACATTTACTATTCATGAATACAGTTTCTTGTCTCTCCATATCTTATTGAGTTGGTTGTCTTATGTGCAATTGCTACATTAGCTGGGTTGTATATGCAATTTTGTCAAGAAAGAATGATCTAAGCATTTGGTTGTATTTAGTGTACAGATAGCGCATATTGAAAAACACAACCAAACCTCAGTACCTCCGTCATGAAAACTCTGACAACCTTGATAGTTTCTTTTTGCTATTAGTTCTGCTAGAGCTCATTTTTATGTGATTTTTGGAACTAAATACACAATATATTGTTGTTTGTTGATTTGAGTTTTTCAAAAGTTAATTGTCATGGTAGATTCTGCAGAGGTTGGTGCAATCATAAATCTTGTTCTGGCTCTTCTGATTATCCTGGGTTAGGTTCTGTATTCAAGAACACTGCCAGTTAGAGCTTAGAGGGCAAAATTACTTCATTGCAGGTAGGTAAATGCCTTCATATTCTGCACTGCACATGTTTGTTTGATACTGTAGACATTTCATGAATTAGTACTTCATAATTATTATCCAAAAATCTTTAAGTTTCAAGCAATAGAATGTCCTGAATGGTGAGGCTGTTTCTAATTCTTTTCATTATTGAAATTTTCTTGATGTACTTCTGATATTTTCCATCCTTTTAGGTTTAAAGGAAAGTAGAAAAGACAGAAAAATGTGCCAGGCCTGACTGAATAGATTCCTGATTTCCTGTAAACTAAATCACATGGTTAGCCGAAGTGATCTTGATGAGGTAATCTGTATAGTATTTTCTTTAGTATTCAGTCAGCAAGATCAGTTTATGGGGATGGAACAGTAACACTAGTTCTTGCCCCATTTGATATAAAGATTGTATTAGTTCATAACTTTGCATGTTAAATAGTTGCTGTCTTTCTAAAAGCAGCATAACTTTGAGAATCAGAAATGGTATAGATAAATAGCCTTGGAGAGAACATGTTTATCTTGTTTTTTACTGTACCTCATTATTACTGTACGTAGTAGCTGCTGATAATCACCCAGCCTCACTGATAAATGCAACCCGACAAGAGCACAATGGTCATACAATCTAGTGGGCCTTTCAGCGTAGTTGGGTGATGTCCTGCAAGCAGGGGGGCCATAAGTTGGTCTCTGAAACTATGCCATGAACAGATGGAGATAAATGTGGCAATGAACACTAGCAAACGTGGCCTTATTCTAAGAATCGGCTTGCAGGGACCGGTAACACGGTAACAGTGCAACTGTAGGGGCTATAAAGAGTGAGGGTCCAGTTGCCACCCAATTTCTTAGTTTTAATAGGTTCTTTTATTGGTTCGGTGATGCAGGCAGTcgatttatttgttgtccactaACTTGCAAGCTTTAATTGCTTTGGTTCATATTAGTTGTTTGTTCACGATTATGGTGTGTGACCTTAAAGATGCTGCTGTATGAACTAGATCTGTCAAACAGAAGTGTAGGGACTTTCTATACTGTTGTCACAGCTCCGTTGTTTGGAAAAATCTATGTTGAGTAGTGCTCTTCCTGTTTTATCTTTTGCTATTCGATCATATGGCTCTATTCATGATTGACCTGCATGATTTGCCAGGATAAACAAGTGGTACACTGGTGCATGCATCGTATTTTCTCTTACGTATTTGTATTTTATGTTAATTGAGAATATCTAGCTAGTTCCTATGCTATGCACTTC
Proteins encoded in this window:
- the LOC127785231 gene encoding uncharacterized protein LOC127785231 codes for the protein MAAAAAAAPPFAAGDSPPPTALLLPRTTTTAGAAPAPRRSSASSRLHLLLTAALAVATSYLLLILPRTPLSAAPAPAAAARAQVKLEKPVVILISSDGFRFGYQHKAATPHIHRLIGNGTSAATGLIPVFPTLTFPNHYSIATGLYPSSHGIINNYFPDPISGDYFTMSSHEPKWWLGQPLWVTAADQGIQAATYFWPGSEVKKGSWDCPDKYCRHYNGSVPFEERVDAILGYFDLPSDEMPQFLTLYFEDPDHQGHQVGPDDPAITEAVVRIDEMIGRLIAGLEERGVFEDVNVILVGDHGMVGTCDKKLVFLDELAPWIKLEEDWVLSMTPLLAIRPPDDMSLPDVVAKMNEGLGSGKVENGEYLRMYLKEDLPSRLHYADSYRIPPIIGLPEEGYKVEMKRSDKNECGGAHGYDNAFFSMRTIFIAHGPRFEGGRVVPSFENVEIYNVIASILNLEPAPNNGSSSFPDTILLPSE